Within the Streptomyces sp. NBC_00554 genome, the region CGTACTCGAAGATCTGCACCCACGTCGGTTGCCCGATCTCCCTGTACGAGCAGCAGACGCACCACGTCCTCTGCCCGTGCCACCAGTCCACCTTCGACCTCTCCGACGGTGCCCGAGTGATCTTCGGCCCGGCCGGTCACGCCCTGCCGCAGCTGCGCATCGGTGTGAACGCTGAGGGTTACCTCGAGGCGCTCGGCGACTTCGAAGAGCCCGTCGGTCCTGCTTTCTGGGAGCGCGGATGAGCACTACGAAAACCCCCGACTCGGGCGAGTCGACCTCGCGGGAGAAGGCACCGGCGGGCGAGCGCGTCGCCGACTGGGCGGATGGCCGGCTGGGGATCTACTCCCTGGCCAAGACCAACATGCGCAAGATCTTCCCCGACCACTGGTCGTTCATGCTGGGTGAGATCTGCCTCTACAGCTTCATCATCATCATCCTCACGGGTGTGTATCTGACGCTGTTCTTCCACCCGTCGATGAACGAGGTGACGTACGACGGCAGCTATGTCCCGCTCCAGGGACAGCTGATGTCGGAGGCGTTCAACTCGACCATGCACATCTCCTTCGATGTGCGCGGTGGTCTGCTGATCCGGCAGATCCACCACTGGGCGGCGCTGATCTTCCTCGCCGGCATGTTCGTGCACATGATGCGCGTGTTCTTCACGGGTGCGTTCCGCAAGCCGCGTGAGGTCAACTGGCTGTTCGGCTTCCTGCTGTTCGTCCTGGGCATGTTCACCGGCTTCACCGGCTACTCGCTCCCGGACGACCTGCTCTCCGGCACCGGTGTGCGCTTCATGGAGGGCGCGGTCCTGTCCGTGCCGATCGTGGGCACGTACCTCTCGTTCTTCCTCTTCGGCGGCGAGTTCCCGGGCGGCGACTTCGTGGCCCGCTTCTACTCGATCCACGTACTGCTGCTGCCGGGCATCATGCTCGGCCTGGTGGTCGGCCACCTGATCCTGGTCTTCTACCACAAGCACACGCAGTTCGCGGGCCCCGGAAAGACGAACAACAACGTCGTCGGCATGCCGCTGCTGCCGGTCTACATGGCCAAGGCCGGAGGCTTCTTCTTCCTGGTCTTCGGTGTCATCGCGGCCGTCTCGGCGATCGCCTCGATCAACCCGATCTGGACCATGGGCCCCTACCGTCCGGACCAGGTGTCCACCGGCGCCCAGCCCGACTGGTACATGGGCTTCTCCGAAGGCCTGATCCGGTTCATGCCGGGCTGGGAGATCAACCTCTGGGGCCACACGCTCGTCCTGGGCGTGTTCATCCCGCTGGTGATCTTCCCGCTGGTCCTGGTCGCGATCGCGGTCTACCCGTTCATCGAGTCCTGGGTCACCGGCGACAAGCGCGAGCACCACATCCTGGACCGCCCGCGCAACGTCCCGACGCGCACGGCCTTCGGTGTCGCGTGGATCACCTGGTACATGGTTCTGCTGATCGGTGGTGGAAACGACCTCTGGGCCACGCACTTCCACCTGTCGATCAACTCGATCACCTGGTTCGTACGGATCGCGTTCTTCGTCGCTCCGGTGCTGGCGTTCGTCATCACCAAGCGGATCTGCCTCGGCCTTCAGCGCCGGGACCGGGACAAGGTGCTGCACGGCCGCGAGTCGGGCATCATCAAGCGCCTGCCGCACGGTGAGTTCATCGAGATCCACGAGCCGCTCAGCCAGGCGGCTCTGCACACGCTCACGGCGCACGAGCAGTACGAGCCGGCCCAGATCGGCCCGTCGGTCGACAAGAACGGTGTCGAGCGCAAGGTGAAGGGCTCGCAGAAGCTGCGCGCCAAGCTCAGCAAGGGCTACTACGGGGAGGACCAGCAGATCCCCAAGCCCACCGTCGAGGAGTACAAGGAGATCACGAGCGGCCACGGCCACCACTGATCTCCTCGACGATCCTCGCTGATCGCCACGGCTGGAGCCCCGTCCATTGCATGGACGGGGCTCTTTGCCGTCTCCCGGGCTGGATAGGGTGGACTCACCCCTACGTACGGGGGTGAGTCCACCCTCGTACCTCTCTGAGAACCCAGGAGCGACCATGAGCGCTGTGAACCCCGCTGGAGGCGACACCGCGGCGGGCCGTTCCTGGCCGGCGTTGCTGAACGGCCTGCTCGACGGCCGTGACCTGAGCGCGGACGACACCGCCTGGGCGATGAACCTGATGATGCGCGGTGAGGCGACCGACGCGCAGATCGCCGGGTTCGCGGTGGCTCTGCGGGCCAAGGGAGAGACCGTCGCGGAGATCACCGGGCTCGTACGGATGATGTACGAGCACGCCAATGTGATCGAGGTGCCGGGGGACACCGTCGACATCGTCGGCACGGGCGGTGACGGGGCGAAGACCGTCAACATCTCCACCATGTCGGCGATCGTCATCGCCGGTACGGGCGCGAAGGTCGTCAAGCACGGCAACCGGGCGGCCTCCTCGGCCTCCGGCGCGTCCGACGTGCTCGAGAAGCTCGGGGTCAACCTGGAGCTGACGACGAAGCGGGTGGCCGAGGTGGCCGAGGAGGCCGGGATCACCTTCTGCTTCGCGGTGAAGTTCCACCCGGCGCTGCGTCATGTGGGCGCCGCGCGCGGGCAGTTGGGAATCCGTACGGTCTTCAACGCACTCGGTCCGCTGACGAACCCGGCACGGGTGAAGGCGCAGGCGGTCGGGGTCGCGGACCCCCGCATGGCGCCGATCGTGGCGGGCGTCTTCGCGGAGCGCGGCAACTCCTCGCTGGTCTTCCGCGGCGACGACGGGCTCGACGAGCTGACCATCACGTCCACGTCCCGGGTGTGGGTCGTACGGGACGGAAAGGTCACCGAGGAGACCTTCGACCCGAGGGACGTCGGCATCGACCTGGTCCCGATCGAGGCGCTGCGTGGCGCGGACTCCACATACAACGCGGACGTGGCGCGCCGGCTGCTCGACGGTGAGACGGGCCCGGTGCGGGACGCCGTACTGCTGAACTCGGCGGCGGCGCTGGTGGCCCTGTCGCCGGGCGCCGGACCGCTCGCGGACCAGATCCGCGCCGGGATGGCGAAGGCGGCGGAGGCCATCGACTCGGGGGCGGCGAAGCGGACGCTGGAGCGGTGGGTGGCGGCCACCAACGCGTAGGCGGCGGCCGGGACGGGTCCAGCGGGTCCGTCGTGGCGTTTCGAGTGGGGCCGGGGCAGGACGCCCGGCCCCTTTCGCGTTCCGGGATCCGGACACGGGTTGCGGTGCCCCGATTGGGTCGCGTAGGTTTTTCGGCAGGTCATGAGTGACAGTCATGAGGCCCCGGCCGACTGTCCAGCAACCCTCCGTCCGTGGCGGGGTGCTCCGGGTGAAGACCAGGCCGTAGGCAGCGAGGTCTACGGCAAGCGCGGACCCCTCGCCCTCGATTGAGGGATGGAGCCCAGGGGTCCTGGTCATTCGAGGGAGCCTTCTGTGAGCAAGCGAATGCGATAGGGCGCAGAGCCCCTCTCCGCATACCCCTTTCACCTTTTCCCGCGCTGAGCCGTACGTCCCCGTACCCGCTCGCGCGGTGATTCCCCCTGCCTCTCACAGGAGCTCGCCATGTCTGTCTCCACCGCTGCCGCCGACCAGACCATTTGTGCCCAGCTGCCCGTTCTGGGCCGGGATGTCACCGTCCCGCTCGTCACCGGTGGCGAGGTCACGTACGCCGCTCTCGACTACGCCGCCAGCGCCCCGGCCCTCCAGCGCGTGTGGGACGACGTGGCCGCGTACGCCCCGTACTACGGCAGCGTGCACCGCGGGGCGGGGTACCTGTCCCAGCTCTCCACCGACCTCTTCGAGAACTCCCGCACCACCGTCGCCGAGTTCCTGGACTGCCGTGCGGACGACCAGGTCGTCTTCACCCGGTCGACCACTGACTCGCTCAACCTGCTCGCCGGGGCTCTTCCGGCCGACTGCCAGGTCTTCGTCTTCGAGACCGAGCACCACGCCTCGCTGCTGCCCTGGCGGGACGCGCGGGTGACCTACCTGAACGCCCCGCGTACGCCTCAGGAGGCCGTCGCGACCCTGGAGGGCGCCCTCGCCGGCCGTGACCCCCACGGTCCGGCCCTGGTCTGCGTCACGGGCGCCTCGAACGTCACCGGTGAACTGTGGCCGGTGCGTGAACTGGCCGCCGCCGCCCACGCGCACGGCGCGCGCATCGTCCTCGACGCCGCGCAGCTCGCCCCGCACCACCCGGTGTCGGTGCGCGACCTCGACGTCGACTGGGTCGCCTTCTCCGGGCACAAGCTGTACGCCCCCTTCGGCTCCGGTGTCCTCGCGGGCCGCTCCGACTGGCTGCGCGAGGCCGAGCCGTACCTCGCGGGCGGCGGCGCCAGCCGCAAGGTGTCCCGGCGTACGGACGGCGGCGTGGACGTGGAGTGGCACGAGAGCGCCGCCCGGCACGAGGCGGGCTCGCCGAACGTGATCGGCGTGTACTCGATCGCGTCCGCCTGCAAGGCGCTCACCGAGGCCGGTTTCGACACGCTCGTCGCCCGTGAGCAGCAGCTCATCGAGACCGTCCGCGCGGGTCTCGCCGAAGTGCCCGAGGTGCGGGTCCTCTCGCTCTTCGGCGACGACGCCCCGCGCGTCGGCGTCATCTCCTTCGTCGTCGAGGGCTGGAACAGCTCGCACTTCGCGGCCGCGCTGTCCGCCGAGTACGGCATCGGGGTGCGCGACGGCCTGTTCTGCGCCCACCCGCTGGTGCGCACCCTCCTCGGCAGCGACCCTCAGACCCAGGGCGAGTGCGGCGCCCCCGAGGCCGCGCCCGGCGAGAAGTCCCTCAACGCCATCCGCGTCAGCTTCGGCGCGGGCACCCCGGACGAGCACGTCGAGCGTTTCGTCCGCGCGGTCAAGGAGCTCGTCCGCGATGGCGCCAAGTGGAACTACCGTACGGAGGACGGGCGTTGCGTCCCGGCCGTGTAATCGCCTGACAGGAGCACGGCGTATACGCTCCCCCTCGGCGGCCGTACGGCAAACAGGGGAGTTGCGGGGAGTGCAGGCGCTGCGGGAGACGGATCCACGGCGGATCGGTCCGTACGAGGTGCTCGGGAGGCTTGGCTCGGGCGGCATGGGCGAGGTCTATCTCGCCGAGTCGCGGGCCGGGCTCCGGCTGGCCGTGAAAGTGGTGCGGGCCGAGCACGCGGAGGACCGCACCTTCCGCGCCCGGTTCCGCCAGGAGGTACGGGCCGCGCAGACCGTCGGCGGGACCGGGACGTACACCGCACGGGTGGTCGACGCCGACCCCGAGGGTGAACGGCCTTGGATGGCAACGGAGTTCGTCGACGGGCCGAACCTGCGCGACGCGGTCCTCGACGGCGGGCCGCTGCCCGAGGACGCGGTACTCACCTTCGCGGCCGCACTGGGCGAGGCCCTCGCCGCGATCCACGCCAAGGGCATGGTGCACCGCGACCTCAAGCCGTCCAACATCCTCCTTGCACCGGACGGTCCGCGGGTCATCGACTTCGGGATCGTACGGGCGCTTGAGGCGACGGCGATGACCCGCACCGGCACCATGGTCGGCTCGGTCGGATACGTCTCGCCCGAACAGATCCGCAACGGCTCCGAGGTGGGACCGCCGAGTGACGTCTTCGCGCTGGGCGCCGTACTGGCGTACGCGTCGAGCGGCCGCGAGCCCTTCGGGGAGGGTCAGGACTCGGTGATCCTGCTGCGCATCATGACGCGGGACTTCGATCTCTCGGGGGTCCCGGCGCGCTTGCTTCCGCTGGTCGAGGCCTGTCTGC harbors:
- the trpD gene encoding anthranilate phosphoribosyltransferase; translation: MSAVNPAGGDTAAGRSWPALLNGLLDGRDLSADDTAWAMNLMMRGEATDAQIAGFAVALRAKGETVAEITGLVRMMYEHANVIEVPGDTVDIVGTGGDGAKTVNISTMSAIVIAGTGAKVVKHGNRAASSASGASDVLEKLGVNLELTTKRVAEVAEEAGITFCFAVKFHPALRHVGAARGQLGIRTVFNALGPLTNPARVKAQAVGVADPRMAPIVAGVFAERGNSSLVFRGDDGLDELTITSTSRVWVVRDGKVTEETFDPRDVGIDLVPIEALRGADSTYNADVARRLLDGETGPVRDAVLLNSAAALVALSPGAGPLADQIRAGMAKAAEAIDSGAAKRTLERWVAATNA
- a CDS encoding cytochrome bc complex cytochrome b subunit encodes the protein MSTTKTPDSGESTSREKAPAGERVADWADGRLGIYSLAKTNMRKIFPDHWSFMLGEICLYSFIIIILTGVYLTLFFHPSMNEVTYDGSYVPLQGQLMSEAFNSTMHISFDVRGGLLIRQIHHWAALIFLAGMFVHMMRVFFTGAFRKPREVNWLFGFLLFVLGMFTGFTGYSLPDDLLSGTGVRFMEGAVLSVPIVGTYLSFFLFGGEFPGGDFVARFYSIHVLLLPGIMLGLVVGHLILVFYHKHTQFAGPGKTNNNVVGMPLLPVYMAKAGGFFFLVFGVIAAVSAIASINPIWTMGPYRPDQVSTGAQPDWYMGFSEGLIRFMPGWEINLWGHTLVLGVFIPLVIFPLVLVAIAVYPFIESWVTGDKREHHILDRPRNVPTRTAFGVAWITWYMVLLIGGGNDLWATHFHLSINSITWFVRIAFFVAPVLAFVITKRICLGLQRRDRDKVLHGRESGIIKRLPHGEFIEIHEPLSQAALHTLTAHEQYEPAQIGPSVDKNGVERKVKGSQKLRAKLSKGYYGEDQQIPKPTVEEYKEITSGHGHH
- a CDS encoding aminotransferase class V-fold PLP-dependent enzyme, which codes for MSVSTAAADQTICAQLPVLGRDVTVPLVTGGEVTYAALDYAASAPALQRVWDDVAAYAPYYGSVHRGAGYLSQLSTDLFENSRTTVAEFLDCRADDQVVFTRSTTDSLNLLAGALPADCQVFVFETEHHASLLPWRDARVTYLNAPRTPQEAVATLEGALAGRDPHGPALVCVTGASNVTGELWPVRELAAAAHAHGARIVLDAAQLAPHHPVSVRDLDVDWVAFSGHKLYAPFGSGVLAGRSDWLREAEPYLAGGGASRKVSRRTDGGVDVEWHESAARHEAGSPNVIGVYSIASACKALTEAGFDTLVAREQQLIETVRAGLAEVPEVRVLSLFGDDAPRVGVISFVVEGWNSSHFAAALSAEYGIGVRDGLFCAHPLVRTLLGSDPQTQGECGAPEAAPGEKSLNAIRVSFGAGTPDEHVERFVRAVKELVRDGAKWNYRTEDGRCVPAV